A stretch of the Danio rerio strain Tuebingen ecotype United States chromosome 18, GRCz12tu, whole genome shotgun sequence genome encodes the following:
- the pik3c2g gene encoding phosphatidylinositol 3-kinase C2 domain-containing subunit gamma isoform X7 has protein sequence MLKPVAIDIHLFFLGYYCSILQNISFSVRQQKEAPKGLGTAGGEWMVRESCCLEQDRSVRRPVNAPPMKRTDAALRDRPEDWRLPALEEQEYRELTAAGGAAQSRRTEQDTPLPDTGDSSPDWSIRLVDAAQGSNSRTAALCRAAAQLLCERVPAAAVLWAPVAPVQESLLGSAELLFRVCVPWLPEPLLYRSQLHWRVQELLEAVLLTLDQSAADAPLYLLKLCSSDQFLRSDEVLGYHECIQAYHRFSADVPVRLVLRDSIRKTLSPDEEDHEQSLHYSQVLQSASNHIRWSLQEKLDVYSSAVTRLMRNPTGEGVCVLLDSAVGVCAQLCVSTVEMEEAAGRLKSFTKLTLDHSGDLHTAVVALHRSLLKLLQIFFRSFDLDFSVWGTHTHSHTPPSDVQNHRGVLQLSLTSLHTLQPGWRNGYDHLRMSVSVTHSGRNLAEPVQCENISTSLQLHGRIHCNRQLVFPLAVRDLPYESVLCFSLLGCKQGRCADPLCWAVLPLFSDRTLAHGTLLLSMNTQETNSCPASAALSDTHRQPSGVILQVDFPDSELWRYERVLADTRSVQQWSVCEELESRIRAVCQKHCVSLMSENEKAFLWSKRQSCSSRNALLHLLLGSAPLWAPRDLPELYAVLEHWGPVSHAEALFLISHQFHDQRVRSAAVQCFQQMSDSELEEFLPQLVQALKSEWEIDGPLVKLLLSRSMSSVRIAHQLYWLLLDALQDTLFSSFLSKVVCVLKHCCGRALRLELQQEQRLLDLLTLLAQSVRTADRPKRKELLMRERWKLVSFFADGVSCRLPLDPALLLRGVNTEVKWTNAHHTQPQQTILAQRGFKAWRLLRSLTPTQRPLKCPSSPLTRWARTTASSAK, from the exons atgctgaaacctgtagccattgacattcatttgtttttcctagGCTACTActgcagcattcttcaaaatatctcctttagtGTTCGACAGCAGAAAGAAGCCCCTAAAGGTTTGGGAACAGCTGGGGGAGAGTGGATGGTGAGGGAATCCTGCTGTTTGG AACAGGATCGATCAGTCCGGAGGCCCGTGAATGCTCCGCCGATGAAGCGCACAGACGCGGCTCTCAGGGACCGGCCGGAGGACTGGCGGCTCCCCGCGCTGGAGGAGCAGGAGTACCGGGAGCTGACAGCCGCTGGAGGAGCCGCGCAGAGCCGCAGGACAGAGCAGGACACACCGCTGCCGGACACCGGAGACTCCAGCCCG GACTGGAGCATCAGGCTGGTGGACGCAGCGCAGGGCAGCAACAGCAGGACCGCAGCACTCTGCAGAGCAGCAGCACA gCTGCTGTGTGAGCGTGTTCCCGCTGCTGCAGTGCTGTGGGCTCCTGTGGCCCCTGTGCAGGAGAGTCTGCTGGGCTCCGCAGAGCTGCTCTTCAGGGTGTGTGTGCCGTGGCTGCCTGAGCCTCTGCTGTATCGCAGCCAgt TGCACTGGCGGGTGCAGGAGCTGCTGGAGGCCGTTCTGCTGACTCTGGATCAGTCCGCCGCTGACGCTCCGCTGTACCTGCTCAAACTCTGCAGCTCAGATCAGTTCCTCAGAAG TGATGAAGTATTGGGCTATCATGAGTGCATCCAGGCGTATCACAGGTTTTCTGCTGATGTTCCTGTGCGTTTGGTGCTCAGAGACTCCATCAGGAAAACCCTCAGTCCAGAC GAGGAAGACCATGAGCAGAGCCTCCATTACAGTCAGGTGCTGCAGTCTGCCTCCAACCACATCAG GTGGAGTCTGCAGGAGAAACTGGACGTCTACAGCAGTGCAGTGACCCGGCTGATGAGAAACCCG acaggtgaaggtgtgtgtgtgctgctggaCAGTGCTGTAGGTGTGTGTGCTCAGCTCTGTGTCTCTACAGTGGAGATGGAGGAAGCCGCCGGCCGGCTGAAGAGCTTCACTAAACTg ACTCTGGACCACAGCGGTGACCTTCACACAG ctgtaGTGGCGCTCCACCGCTCTCTCCTGAAGCTGCTTCAGATTTTCTTCAGGAGTTTTGATCTGGACTTCAGTGTTtggggaacacacacacactcacacacaccgcCGTCAGACGTGCAGAATCACCGCGGCGTTCTGCAGCTCAGCCTGACAAGTTTACACACACTGCAGCCCGGCTGGAGGAACGG gtatgATCACCTCCGCATGAGTGTGTCTGTCACACACAGCGGCAGGAATCTGGCTGAACCGGTGCAGTGTGAGAACATCAGCACGTCTCTGCAGCTCCACGGCAGGATTCACTGCAATCGCca GCTGGTGTTTCCTCTGGCCGTCAGAGATCTGCCGTATGAGTCTGTGCTGTGCTTCTCTCTGCTGGGCTGTAAGCAGGGCCGCTGTGCTGATCCGCTGTGCTGGGCTGTTCTTCCTCTCTTCAGTGACAG GACTCTGGCTCACGGGACGCTCCTGCTGAGCATGAACACACAGGAGACGAACAGCTGCCCTGCATCTGCAGCCCTCAGCGACACACACCGACAGCCCAGCGGCGTCATActgcag GTGGATTTCCCAGACTCTGAGCTGTGGCGATACGAGCGAGTGTTGGCTGACACCAGATCAGTCCAGCAGTGGTCAGTGTGTGAGGAGCTGGAGAGCAGAATCAGAGCTGTGTGTCAGAAACACTGCGTATCACT GATGTCGGAGAATGAGAAGGCCTTCCTGTGGAGCAAACGTCAGTCCTGCAGCTCCAGAAACGCTCTCCTGCATCTGCTGCTGGGCAGTGCGCCGCTCTGGGCTCCCCGGGACCTGCCGGAGCTGTACGCTGTGCTGGAGCACTGGGGGCCCGTCAGCCATGCCGAGGCCCTGTTCCTGATCAGCCACCA gttTCATGATCAGCGTGTGCGTTCAGCAGCAGTGCAGTGTTTCCAGCAGATGAGCGACAGTGAACTGGAGGAGTTTCTGCCTCAGCTGGTgcag GCCCTGAAGAGTGAGTGGGAGATCGACGGGCCACTGGTGAAGCTTCTGCTGTCCAGATCCATGAGCAGCGTCCGCATCGCTCACCAGCTCTactg gctgcTGCTGGACGCTCTGCAGGACACACTCTTCAGCAGTTTTCTCAGTAAGGTGGTGTGTGTGCTGAAGCACTGCTGCGGGCGCGCTCTGAGGCTGGAGCTGCAGCAGGAGCAGCGGCTGCTGGATCTGCTCACACTGCTGGCCCAGAGCGTACGCACCGCCGACAGGCCCAAGAGAAAG GAGCTGCTGATGAGGGAGCGCTGGAAGCTGGTGAGCTTCTTTGCGGACGGTGTGAGCTGCAGACTCCCGCTAGACCCGGCGCTGCTGCTCAGAGGAGTCAACACTGAGGTGAAGTGGACAAATGCACATCATACTCAACCACAACAGACTATACTGGCCCAGCGGGGGTTTAAAGCATGGAG gcttTTAAGGTCTTTAACTCCAACGCAGCGCCCATTGAAGTGTCCTTCATCACCGCTGACCCGCTGGGCCAGAACTACAGCATCATCTGCAAAGTAG
- the pik3c2g gene encoding phosphatidylinositol 3-kinase C2 domain-containing subunit gamma isoform X6, giving the protein MLKPVAIDIHLFFLGYYCSILQNISFSVRQQKEAPKGLGTAGGEWMVRESCCLEQDRSVRRPVNAPPMKRTDAALRDRPEDWRLPALEEQEYRELTAAGGAAQSRRTEQDTPLPDTGDSSPDWSIRLVDAAQGSNSRTAALCRAAAQLLCERVPAAAVLWAPVAPVQESLLGSAELLFRVCVPWLPEPLLYRSQLHWRVQELLEAVLLTLDQSAADAPLYLLKLCSSDQFLRSDEVLGYHECIQAYHRFSADVPVRLVLRDSIRKTLSPDEEDHEQSLHYSQVLQSASNHIRWSLQEKLDVYSSAVTRLMRNPTGEGVCVLLDSAVGVCAQLCVSTVEMEEAAGRLKSFTKLTLDHSGDLHTAVVALHRSLLKLLQIFFRSFDLDFSVWGTHTHSHTPPSDVQNHRGVLQLSLTSLHTLQPGWRNGYDHLRMSVSVTHSGRNLAEPVQCENISTSLQLHGRIHCNRQLVFPLAVRDLPYESVLCFSLLGCKQGRCADPLCWAVLPLFSDRTLAHGTLLLSMNTQETNSCPASAALSDTHRQPSGVILQVDFPDSELWRYERVLADTRSVQQWSVCEELESRIRAVCQKHCVSLMSENEKAFLWSKRQSCSSRNALLHLLLGSAPLWAPRDLPELYAVLEHWGPVSHAEALFLISHQFHDQRVRSAAVQCFQQMSDSELEEFLPQLVQALKSEWEIDGPLVKLLLSRSMSSVRIAHQLYWLLLDALQDTLFSSFLSKVVCVLKHCCGRALRLELQQEQRLLDLLTLLAQSVRTADRPKRKELLMRERWKLVSFFADGVSCRLPLDPALLLRGVNTEVKWTNAHHTQPQQTILAQRGFKAWRLLRSLTPTQRPLKCPSSPLTRWARTTASSAKQEITCVRTCWCCRLCVFWTACGSRRVWTCGWSPTDASLLDQTEVRPSVCFSLCCDTHTARSSSTHGS; this is encoded by the exons atgctgaaacctgtagccattgacattcatttgtttttcctagGCTACTActgcagcattcttcaaaatatctcctttagtGTTCGACAGCAGAAAGAAGCCCCTAAAGGTTTGGGAACAGCTGGGGGAGAGTGGATGGTGAGGGAATCCTGCTGTTTGG AACAGGATCGATCAGTCCGGAGGCCCGTGAATGCTCCGCCGATGAAGCGCACAGACGCGGCTCTCAGGGACCGGCCGGAGGACTGGCGGCTCCCCGCGCTGGAGGAGCAGGAGTACCGGGAGCTGACAGCCGCTGGAGGAGCCGCGCAGAGCCGCAGGACAGAGCAGGACACACCGCTGCCGGACACCGGAGACTCCAGCCCG GACTGGAGCATCAGGCTGGTGGACGCAGCGCAGGGCAGCAACAGCAGGACCGCAGCACTCTGCAGAGCAGCAGCACA gCTGCTGTGTGAGCGTGTTCCCGCTGCTGCAGTGCTGTGGGCTCCTGTGGCCCCTGTGCAGGAGAGTCTGCTGGGCTCCGCAGAGCTGCTCTTCAGGGTGTGTGTGCCGTGGCTGCCTGAGCCTCTGCTGTATCGCAGCCAgt TGCACTGGCGGGTGCAGGAGCTGCTGGAGGCCGTTCTGCTGACTCTGGATCAGTCCGCCGCTGACGCTCCGCTGTACCTGCTCAAACTCTGCAGCTCAGATCAGTTCCTCAGAAG TGATGAAGTATTGGGCTATCATGAGTGCATCCAGGCGTATCACAGGTTTTCTGCTGATGTTCCTGTGCGTTTGGTGCTCAGAGACTCCATCAGGAAAACCCTCAGTCCAGAC GAGGAAGACCATGAGCAGAGCCTCCATTACAGTCAGGTGCTGCAGTCTGCCTCCAACCACATCAG GTGGAGTCTGCAGGAGAAACTGGACGTCTACAGCAGTGCAGTGACCCGGCTGATGAGAAACCCG acaggtgaaggtgtgtgtgtgctgctggaCAGTGCTGTAGGTGTGTGTGCTCAGCTCTGTGTCTCTACAGTGGAGATGGAGGAAGCCGCCGGCCGGCTGAAGAGCTTCACTAAACTg ACTCTGGACCACAGCGGTGACCTTCACACAG ctgtaGTGGCGCTCCACCGCTCTCTCCTGAAGCTGCTTCAGATTTTCTTCAGGAGTTTTGATCTGGACTTCAGTGTTtggggaacacacacacactcacacacaccgcCGTCAGACGTGCAGAATCACCGCGGCGTTCTGCAGCTCAGCCTGACAAGTTTACACACACTGCAGCCCGGCTGGAGGAACGG gtatgATCACCTCCGCATGAGTGTGTCTGTCACACACAGCGGCAGGAATCTGGCTGAACCGGTGCAGTGTGAGAACATCAGCACGTCTCTGCAGCTCCACGGCAGGATTCACTGCAATCGCca GCTGGTGTTTCCTCTGGCCGTCAGAGATCTGCCGTATGAGTCTGTGCTGTGCTTCTCTCTGCTGGGCTGTAAGCAGGGCCGCTGTGCTGATCCGCTGTGCTGGGCTGTTCTTCCTCTCTTCAGTGACAG GACTCTGGCTCACGGGACGCTCCTGCTGAGCATGAACACACAGGAGACGAACAGCTGCCCTGCATCTGCAGCCCTCAGCGACACACACCGACAGCCCAGCGGCGTCATActgcag GTGGATTTCCCAGACTCTGAGCTGTGGCGATACGAGCGAGTGTTGGCTGACACCAGATCAGTCCAGCAGTGGTCAGTGTGTGAGGAGCTGGAGAGCAGAATCAGAGCTGTGTGTCAGAAACACTGCGTATCACT GATGTCGGAGAATGAGAAGGCCTTCCTGTGGAGCAAACGTCAGTCCTGCAGCTCCAGAAACGCTCTCCTGCATCTGCTGCTGGGCAGTGCGCCGCTCTGGGCTCCCCGGGACCTGCCGGAGCTGTACGCTGTGCTGGAGCACTGGGGGCCCGTCAGCCATGCCGAGGCCCTGTTCCTGATCAGCCACCA gttTCATGATCAGCGTGTGCGTTCAGCAGCAGTGCAGTGTTTCCAGCAGATGAGCGACAGTGAACTGGAGGAGTTTCTGCCTCAGCTGGTgcag GCCCTGAAGAGTGAGTGGGAGATCGACGGGCCACTGGTGAAGCTTCTGCTGTCCAGATCCATGAGCAGCGTCCGCATCGCTCACCAGCTCTactg gctgcTGCTGGACGCTCTGCAGGACACACTCTTCAGCAGTTTTCTCAGTAAGGTGGTGTGTGTGCTGAAGCACTGCTGCGGGCGCGCTCTGAGGCTGGAGCTGCAGCAGGAGCAGCGGCTGCTGGATCTGCTCACACTGCTGGCCCAGAGCGTACGCACCGCCGACAGGCCCAAGAGAAAG GAGCTGCTGATGAGGGAGCGCTGGAAGCTGGTGAGCTTCTTTGCGGACGGTGTGAGCTGCAGACTCCCGCTAGACCCGGCGCTGCTGCTCAGAGGAGTCAACACTGAGGTGAAGTGGACAAATGCACATCATACTCAACCACAACAGACTATACTGGCCCAGCGGGGGTTTAAAGCATGGAG gcttTTAAGGTCTTTAACTCCAACGCAGCGCCCATTGAAGTGTCCTTCATCACCGCTGACCCGCTGGGCCAGAACTACAGCATCATCTGCAAA acaggAGATAACCTGCGTCAGGACATGCTGGTGCTGCAGATTGTGCGTGTTCTGGACCGCATGTGGAAGCAGGAGGGTCTGGACATGCGGATGGTCACCTACAGATGCATCTCTACTGGACCAGACCGAGGTCAGGCCGTCCGTCTGCTTCAGTCTCTGCTGTGATACACACACTGCACGCTCTTCCTCCACTCACGGCAGCTGA
- the cttn gene encoding src substrate cortactin (The RefSeq protein has 1 substitution compared to this genomic sequence), giving the protein MWKAAAGQSVSMSVDEGADDWETDPDFENDVSEKEQRWGAKTVQGSGHQEHINIHKLRQTVSTEHSDLKQKELATMPKASHGYGGKFGLQQDRMDKSAVGHEYQSKLSKHCSQTDTSKGFGGKYGLQEDRVDQSAVGFEYVGKTEKHASQKDYSTGFGGRYGVQADRVDQSAVGFEYQGKTEKHESQKDYAKGFGGKFGVETDKVDKSAMGFEYQGKTEKHESQKDYVKGFGGKFGVQTDRQDKSAVGWDHQEKLQLHESQKDYSKGFGGKYGVQKDRMDKSAGTFEEVQKPSAAYQKTRPVEAASSSASSIKARFENIAKQKEEEEQQRLEEERSRRQAKEKQEQEEARTHMKTQEEPASVCSVENGSHVYELEQHTAEHTHEEPPQEDLYQNTEPDTGAESYEYAEDVGITAVALYDYQAAGDDEISFDPDDIITNIEMIDEGWWRGVCRGAYGLFPANYVEVRQ; this is encoded by the exons ATGTGGAAGGCAGCCGCTGGTCAGTCTGTCTCTATGTCAGTGGATGAAGGAGCAGATGACTGGGAAACTGACCCTGACTTTGAG AATGACGTGTCCGAGAAGGAGCAGCGATGGGGAGCCAAGACTGTGCAGGGGTCCGGACACCAGGAGCACATCAA TATTCATAAGCTGCGTCAGACGGTCTCCACTGAACACAGCGACCTGAAGCAGAAGGAGCTGGCCACCATGCCCAAAGCCTCTCACGGCTACGGGGGGAAGTTTGGCCTTCAGCAGGACCGCATGGACAAG TCCGCCGTGGGTCACGAGTATCAGAGTAAGCTGTCCAAACACTGCTCTCAGACCGACACCTCCAAGGGTTTCGGGGGTAAATACGGGCTACAGGAGGACCGAGTGGATCAG tCTGCTGTTGGTTTCGAGTATGTGGGAAAGACGGAGAAACACGCCTCTCAGAAAG attaCTCCACTGGTTTCGGGGGCCGGTACGGTGTTCAGGCTGACCGTGTGGATCAGAGCGCGGTGGGCTTCGAGTATCAGGGGAAAACAGAGAAGCACGAGTCTCAGAAAG ATTACGCTAAAGGCTTCGGGGGAAAGTTCGGCGTGGAGACGGATAAGGTGGACAAGAGTGCGATGGGCTTCGAGTATCAGGGGAAGACGGAGAAACACGAGTCTCAGAAAG ACTATGTGAAGGGCTTCGGAGGGAAGTTTGGTGTTCAGACGGACCGTCAGGATAAGTCTGCGGTCGGCTGGGATCATCAGGAGAAGCTGCAGCTGCACGAGTCCCAGAAAG ATTATTCCAAGGGTTTTGGAGGGAAGTATGGAGTGCAGAAGGACCGAATGgacaag aGCGCAGGCACGTTTGAGGAGGTGCAGAAGCCGAGTGCTGCGTATCAGAAGACCCGTCCTGTGGAAGCAG CCTCCAGCAGTGCGAGCAGCATCAAGGCCCGCTTCGAGAACATCGCCAagcagaaggaggaggaggagcagcagCGTCTGGAGGAGGAGCGCAGCCGGCGGCAGGCCAAGGAGAAGCAGGAGCAGGAGGAGGCGCGCACACACATGAag actcaGGAGGAGCCGGCGAGTGTGTGTTCTGTGGAGAACGGCTCGCATGTGTACGAGCTGGAGCAGCAcgcagcagaacacacacatgaAGAGCCGCCGCAGGAAGACCTGTACCAGAACACAGAGCCCGACACAG gagctgAGTCGTATGAGTACGCAGAGGATGTGGGCATCACCGCAGTGGCTCTGTATGATTATCAGGCTG cggGTGATGACGAGATCTCCTTTGACCCGGATGACATCATCACCAACATCGAGATGATTGACGAGGGCTGGTGGAGGGGTGTGTGTCGCGGCGCGTACGGACTCTTCCCTGCTAACTATGTGGAGGTCCGACAGTAG